Proteins encoded together in one Onychomys torridus chromosome 1, mOncTor1.1, whole genome shotgun sequence window:
- the Pold1 gene encoding DNA polymerase delta catalytic subunit, whose translation MDIKRRQGPGPGVPPKRARGGLWDEDEPSQFEENLALLEEIEAENRLQEAEEELQLPPDGTVGGQFSTADIDPRWLRPNLRALDPNTEPLIFQQLEIDHYVGSAVPLPGGPPVSRNSVPILRAFGVTDEGFSICCHIHGFAPYFYTPAPPGFGAEHLSDLQRELNTAIGRDQRGGKELSGPAVLAMELCSRESMFGYHGHGPSPFLRIILALPRLVAPARRLLEQGIRVPGLGTPSFAPYEANVDFEIRFMVDADIVGCNWLELPAGKYVRRTEKRATLCQLEVDVLWSDVISHSPEGQWQRIAPLRVLSFDIECAGRKGIFPEPERDPVIQICSLGLRWGEPEPFLRLALTLRPCAPILGAKVQSYEREEDLLQAWANFVLAMDPDVITGYNIQNFDLPYLISRAQTLKVERFPFLGRVTGLRSNIRDSSFQSKQVGRRDSKVVSMVGRVQMDMLQVLLREYKLRSYTLNAVSFHFLGEQKEDVQHSIITDLQNGNEQTRRRLAVYCLKDAFLPLRLLERLMVLVNNVEMARVTGVPLGYLLSRGQQVKVVSQLLRQAMRQGLLMPVVKTEGGEDYTGATVIEPLKGYYDVPIATLDFSSLYPSIMMAHNLCYTTLLRPGAAQKLGLKPDEFIRTPTGDEFVKSSVRKGLLPQILENLLSARKRAKAELAQETDPLRRQVLDGRQLALKVSANSVYGFTGAQVGKLPCLEISQSVTGFGRQMIEKTKQLVESKYTLENGYDANAKVVYGDTDSVMCRFGVSSVAEAMSLGREAANWVSSHFPSPIRLEFEKVYFPYLLISKKRYAGLLFKRRSLVYTVELHIGKVVLGDRGDYRLEVKAKDVCDSCPFNVDVEAPRQDSSGQSLESFKRPGDGKSEDAGELDFSGLLKKREVVEEEKKKKKDDDDLGIPPEIWELLKGAKKSEYEKIAFQYGITDLRGMLKRLKKAKVEVKKSAAFTKKLDPAYQVDRGNKIKLVVEISDPDLPLKWFKNGQEIKPSSKYVFENVGKKRILTINKCTLADDAAYEVAVKDEKCFTELFVKEPPVLIVTPLEDQQVFVGDRVEMSVEVSEEGAQVMWMKDGVEMTREDSYKARYRFKKDGKRHILIYSDVTQEDGGRYQVITNGGQCEAELIVEEKQLEVLQDIADLTVKASEQAVFKCEVSDEKVTGKWYKNGVEVRPSKRITISHVGRFHKLVIDDVRPEDEGDYTFVPDGYALSLSAKLNFLEIKVEYVPKQEPPKIHLDCSGKTSDNSIVVVAGNKLRLDVAISGEPLPTATWLKGDEVFTATEGRTHIEQRPDCSSFVIESAERADEGRYTIKVTNPVGEDVASIFLRVVDVPDPPEAVRVTSVGEDWAILVWEPPKYDGGQPVTGYLMERKKKGSQRWMKLNFEVFTETTYESTKMIEGVLYEMRVFAVNAIGVSQPSMNTKPFMPIAPILSGGLHLSVVVVSVTSSTVSGAKGDFPGNDTSRQALPQLQNTTLLILHPGLSEEDTIF comes from the exons ATGGATATTAAGCGTCGACAAGGACCAGGCCCTGGTGTGCCTCCAAAGCGGGCTCGTGGGGGCCTCTGGGATGAGGATGAGCCATCCCAGTTTGAGGAGAACTTGGCGCTGCTGGAGGAGATAGAGGCTGAGAATCGGCtgcaagaggcagaggaggagctgCAGCTGCCCCCAGATGGCACTGTGGGCG GGCAGTTTTCCACTGCGGACATTGACCCGCGCTGGCTGCGGCCTAACCTACGTGCCCTGGACCCCAACACGGAGCCCCTCATCTTCCAGCAGCTAGAGATTGACCACTATGTGG GCTCAGCGGTGCCACTGCCAGGAGGGCCCCCAGTATCCCGTAATTCAGTGCCCATACTGCGGGCCTTTGGGGTCACCGACGAGGGCTTTTCCATCTGCTGCCATATCCATGGCTTTGCACCCTACTTCTACACCCCTGCACCTCCCG GTTTTGGGGCTGAGCACCTGAGTGACCTGCAGCGAGAGCTGAACACAGCCATCGGCCGGGACCAGCGTGGTGGGAAGGAGCTCTCGGGACCAGCAGTGCTGGCCATGGAGCTGTGCTCCCGTGAGA GCATGTTTGGGTACCATGGTCACGGCCCTTCTCCATTTCTCCGCATCATCCTGGCACTACCCCGCCTTGTGGCACCAGCCCGCCGCCTCCTGGAACAGGGTATCCGTGTGCCAGGCCTGGGGACCCCAAGCTTCGCGCCCTATGAGGCCAACGTGGACTTCGAGATCCG GTTCATGGTGGATGCTGACATTGTGGGCTGCAACTGGTTGGAGCTCCCAGCTGGGAAATATGTTcggaggacagagaagagg GCTACACTGTGTCAGCTGGAGGTGGATGTGCTGTGGTCAGATGTGATCAGTCACTCACCAGAAGGGCAGTGGCAGCGCATTGCGCCACTGCGTGTGCTCAGTTTTGACATCGAGTGTGCTGGCCGCAAAG GCATCTTTCCTGAGCCGGAGCGTGACCCTGTGATCCAGATCTGTTCCCTGGGACTGCGCTGGGGTGAGCCAGAGCCATTCTTGCGCCTGGCACTCACGCTGCGCCCCTGCGCCCCCATCCTGGGTGCCAAAGTGCAGAGTTATGAGCGGGAAGAAGACCTGCTCCAG GCCTGGGCCAACTTCGTCCTTGCCATGGACCCTGACGTCATCACTGGCTACAACATTCAGAACTTTGACCTCCCATACCTCATCTCTCGAGCGCAAACCCTGAAG GTGGAGCGCTTCCCTTTCCTCGGCCGCGTGACTGGCCTCCGCTCCAACATCCGAGACTCCTCCTTCCAGTCGAAGCAGGTGGGCCGGAGAGACAGTAAGGTGGTCAGCATGGTGGGTCGAGTTCAGATGGACATGCTGCAG GTGCTGCTGCGGGAATACAAGCTCCGCTCCTACACGCTCAATGCTGTGAGCTTCCACTTCCTGGGTGAGCAGAAGGAGGATGTGCAGCACAGCATCATCACCGACCTGCAG AACGGGAATGAGCAGACGCGCCGCCGCCTGGCCGTGTACTGTCTGAAGGATGCCTTCCTGCCACTTCGGCTGCTTGAGCGCCTTATGGTGCTGGTGAACAACGTGGAAATGGCGCGTGTCACAGGTGTGCCCCTTGGGTACCTGCTCAGCCGAGGCCAGCAGGTCAAGGTCGTGTCTCAGCTGCTGCGCCAG GCCATGCGCCAGGGGCTGCTGATGCCTGTGGTGAAGACTGAGGGTGGCGAGGACTACACGGGAGCCACTGTCATTGAGCCCCTTAAAGG GTACTATGACGTTCCTATTGCCACCCTGGACTTCTCCTCTCTATACCCATCCATCATGATGGCCCATAACCTGTGCTACACCACACTGCTACGGCCCGGGGCTGCTCAGAAGTTAGG cctTAAACCAGATGAGTTCATCAGGACACCCACTGGGGATGAGTTCGTGAAGTCCTCCGTGCGGAAGGGCCTCCTGCCCCAGATCCTGGAGAATCTGCTGAGTGCCCGGAAGAG gGCCAAGGCTGAGCTGGCTCAGGAGACAGACCCCTTGCGGCGGCAGGTCTTGGATGGTCGGCAGCTGGCACTGAAAGTGAGTGCCAACTCGGTATATGGCTTCACTGGTGCTCAGGTGGGCAAGCTGCCATGTTTGGAGATCTCCCAG AGTGTCACTGGGTTCGGGCGTCAGATGATTGAGAAAACCAAGCAACTAGTGGAGTCCAAGTACACCCTGGAAAATGGCTACGATGCCAACGCCAAG GTGGTCTACGGTGACACCGACTCTGTGATGTGCCGATTTGGTGTCTCCTCGGTGGCTGAGGCAATGTCTCTGGGTCGGGAGGCCGCAAACTGGGTATCCAGTCACTTCCCATCGCCTATCCGGCTTGAGTTTGAGAAG GTTTACTTTCCATACTTGCTCATCAGCAAGAAGCGCTATGCTGGCCTGCTCTTCAAGAGGAGATCCCTT GTGTACACCGTGGAACTCCACATTGGGAAGGTGGTCCTAGGGGATCGCGGGGATTACCGTCTAGAGGTCAAAGCCAAGGATGTCTGCGACAGCTGCCCGTTCAATGTGGATGTAGAGG CACCCCGACAGGACTCATCTGGTCAGAGCCTTGAGAGCTTCAAACGTCC GGGTGACGGGAAGTCAGAAGATGCGGGTGAGCTGGATTTCAGCGGCTTGTTGAAGAAGAG GGAAGTGgttgaggaggaaaagaagaagaagaaagatgatgATGATCTGGGCATTCCCCCAGAGATTTGGGAGCTCCTGAAAGGGGCCAAGAAGAGCGAGTATGAGAAGATTGCCTTTCAATATGGCATCACGGACCTCCGCGGCATGCTGAAGCGGCTCAAGAAGGCCAAGGTGGAGGTCAAGAAGAGTGCAG cCTTCACTAAGAAGTTGGACCCAGCCTACCAAGTAGACAGGGGCAATAAGATCAAGTTGGTGGTGGAGATCAGTGATCCAGACCTTCCTCTCAAGTGGTTCAAGAATGGCCAAGAGATCAAACCAAGCAGCAA GTATGTGTTTGAGAATGTGGGGAAGAAACGAATCCTCACCATCAACAAGTGCACACTGGCGGATGACGCCGCATATGAGGTAGCAGTCAAAGATGAGAAGTGCTTCACGGAACTCTTTGTCAAAG AGCCTCCAGTCCTGATTGTGACCCCACTGGAAGACCAGCAGGTGTTTGTGGGTGACCGAGTGGAAATGTCGGTAGAGGTATCTGAAGAGGGTGCACAGGTCATGTG GATGAAAGATGGTGTGGAGATGACACGGGAGGACTCCTACAAGGCACGCTACCGCTTCAAGAAGGATGGGAAACGGCACATCCTCATCTACTCCGATGTGACCCAGGAGGATGGGGGCCGCTATCAGGTCATAACCAACGGTGGCCAATGTGAGGCTGAACTCATTGTGGAAG AAAAGCAACTGGAGGTCCTGCAGGACATTGCGGACCTGACAGTGAAGGCCTCAGAACAGGCTGTGTTCAAGTGTGAAGTGTCTGATGAGAAAGTGACGGGCAAGTGGTACAAGAATGGGGTGGAAGTACGACCCAGCAAGAGGATCACCATCTCCCATGTGGGCAG ATTCCACAAGCTGGTGATTGATGATGTCCGCCCCGAGGATGAGGGAGACTACACGTTTGTGCCTGATGGTTATGCTCTGTCCCTCTCAGCCAAGCTCAACTTCCTGG AAATCAAAGTGGAGTATGTACCCAAGCAAG AGCCCCCAAAGATCCACCTGGACTGCTCAGGGAAGACCTCAGATAACTCAATTGTTGTGGTGGCTGGAAACAAGTTGCGGCTGGATGTGGCTATCTCTGGGGAGCCACTTCCCACTGCCACCTGGCTAAAGGGAGATGAG GTGTTCACAGCCACGGAGGGCAGGACGCACATTGAGCAGAGGCCAGACTGCAGCAGCTTTGTGATTGAGAGTGCAGAACGGGCAGATGAGGGCCGCTATACCATCAAAGTCACCAACCCTGTGGGCGAGGATGTGGCCTCCATTTTCCTGCGGGTTGTGG atgTTCCTGACCCCCCAGAGGCCGTTCGTGTCACCTCAGTTGGAGAAGACTGGGCCATTCTGGTCTGGGAGCCACCCAAGTATGACGGAGGACAGCCAGTGACTG